A region from the Bacilli bacterium genome encodes:
- the atpB gene encoding F0F1 ATP synthase subunit A, which yields MHESPIITLAGIKFDLASIIMITVTAIIVYILAWAGTRRLSAENPGKMQNFFEWVVEFVQGLIASTMDMKKGKSFIMLGITLIMFIFIGNLLGLPFSIVTEHTKPFSIFGLEVVSQADIAAAAAKGHEGVSLVWWKSPTASVMTTMGLSFMVIFMVHFLGITRNAKNYFKHYVSPNPVFLPISIIEEVSKFLTLGLRLFGNIYAGEVLISVIISAGFVGIIPLIAWQGFSIFVGAIQAFVFTILTMVYLSTALATHEEH from the coding sequence ATGCATGAATCACCGATAATCACTTTGGCTGGCATCAAGTTTGATTTGGCGAGCATCATTATGATCACCGTTACCGCAATCATCGTGTACATCCTTGCCTGGGCGGGTACGCGCAGACTGTCGGCGGAAAATCCCGGCAAGATGCAAAATTTTTTCGAGTGGGTTGTTGAATTTGTTCAGGGTTTAATCGCCAGCACAATGGATATGAAAAAAGGAAAGTCCTTCATCATGCTGGGGATTACCCTGATTATGTTCATTTTTATCGGAAATCTGTTGGGGTTGCCGTTCTCGATCGTGACCGAACATACAAAGCCGTTTTCCATCTTTGGTCTGGAGGTTGTTTCCCAGGCTGACATTGCCGCTGCGGCTGCGAAAGGCCATGAGGGCGTCTCCCTGGTTTGGTGGAAATCGCCCACGGCCAGCGTAATGACCACGATGGGGCTATCGTTCATGGTCATTTTCATGGTCCACTTTTTGGGAATTACGCGCAACGCCAAAAACTATTTCAAGCATTATGTATCGCCAAACCCGGTATTTTTGCCGATTTCGATTATTGAAGAAGTGTCGAAGTTTTTAACGCTTGGTTTGCGGCTTTTTGGCAATATTTATGCCGGTGAAGTGCTGATCTCGGTTATTATTTCGGCAGGATTCGTGGGCATCATTCCGCTTATTGCCTGGCAGGGATTCAGTATTTTTGTAGGCGCAATTCAGGCGTTTGTGTTTACCATTTTGACGATGGTGTATTTATCTACGGCGTTGGCAACGCATGAAGAGCATTAA
- a CDS encoding copper amine oxidase N-terminal domain-containing protein produces the protein MKKILLASLALMLLLVGCSSTSPALKDAWLNNLLVDSVESKMVLKIDLQIPDQITEAYGSVDEEVTGMVSELLKSGIIIEQKTTKEQDIYVKFSFVDPAPLKNSKYWKSDKDPFLEIFAKDDEIYARTSSEDRYIKISPSDPEFAAYLAGSFDSKEMTAKLKGFFADTFRDYLDQFNFNLRKIEDRGFVNVTTPEGTQSVKQIHVELTVDDIISFVSYFLGNLAEYDGLKPMAKEFSAIVEGDSADALTDEELDAEIEDFRNFLLDMKAELDQYNEQKIEEETGANVDFLTQADLYLTPDAHTVGANVNIDLGVSQPILGDVVKLKLNIETQNWNINQDVSLPEADFANALSIEDLTDRTKIKQLGDHSIIRFFAEQYLKRTGNVTIGDGFATVGNEIVYLDEPPYITTNNNTMIPVKFISKVADTEPVWNQETHEITFTANGNEVVVRPNDQTAIVNGAKVQMPEQAVIKNGRTFVPLRFVVEKLGAKVTWDQETQEITIEFD, from the coding sequence GTGAAAAAAATTTTACTGGCGTCATTAGCGCTTATGCTGCTGCTAGTTGGCTGCTCTTCGACGTCACCTGCTTTAAAGGATGCCTGGCTGAATAATTTGTTGGTAGATTCTGTGGAATCGAAAATGGTTTTGAAGATAGACTTGCAAATTCCGGATCAAATCACAGAAGCGTATGGCAGCGTAGATGAGGAAGTAACCGGCATGGTCTCCGAACTGTTAAAATCGGGAATCATCATTGAACAGAAAACGACGAAAGAGCAAGATATTTACGTAAAATTTAGTTTTGTCGACCCGGCCCCGCTGAAGAACTCGAAATATTGGAAAAGCGACAAAGATCCCTTTTTAGAAATTTTTGCAAAAGATGATGAAATATACGCCCGCACATCATCGGAGGATCGGTATATTAAAATCAGTCCGTCCGATCCGGAATTCGCCGCATATTTGGCGGGTTCTTTCGACTCCAAGGAAATGACTGCGAAATTAAAAGGCTTTTTTGCCGACACATTCAGAGATTATCTTGACCAGTTTAACTTCAACTTGCGAAAAATCGAAGACCGCGGATTTGTGAATGTTACTACGCCGGAAGGAACGCAAAGCGTCAAGCAAATTCATGTTGAACTGACGGTTGACGATATCATTTCGTTTGTTTCGTACTTCTTGGGCAATTTGGCTGAATACGACGGGTTAAAGCCGATGGCGAAAGAGTTTTCCGCAATTGTGGAGGGCGATTCGGCGGACGCCCTGACCGATGAAGAACTGGATGCGGAAATAGAGGATTTTCGTAATTTTCTGCTTGACATGAAAGCGGAGTTGGACCAATATAACGAACAAAAAATCGAAGAGGAGACGGGCGCGAACGTCGATTTTCTGACGCAGGCCGATCTGTATCTTACACCGGACGCGCATACCGTCGGAGCCAACGTCAACATCGATTTGGGCGTATCCCAGCCGATACTGGGAGATGTGGTAAAACTGAAGTTGAACATCGAAACGCAAAACTGGAATATCAATCAGGATGTTTCCCTGCCGGAAGCCGATTTTGCGAACGCATTGTCCATTGAAGATTTAACCGACCGGACCAAAATCAAACAATTGGGCGATCACTCGATTATCCGCTTCTTTGCGGAACAGTATCTGAAGCGCACAGGCAACGTGACGATCGGCGACGGTTTTGCCACTGTGGGAAACGAAATCGTCTATCTGGATGAGCCGCCCTATATAACCACAAATAACAACACGATGATACCGGTCAAATTTATCAGTAAAGTTGCCGATACCGAGCCTGTCTGGAATCAGGAAACGCATGAAATCACGTTTACGGCAAACGGCAACGAGGTGGTCGTACGGCCAAACGATCAAACGGCTATCGTAAACGGCGCAAAAGTTCAAATGCCCGAACAGGCGGTCATCAAAAACGGACGCACTTTTGTGCCCTTGCGGTTTGTTGTTGAAAAGTTGGGCGCAAAAGTGACGTGGGATCAGGAAACACAGGAAATCACGATCGAATTTGACTAA
- the atpE gene encoding F0F1 ATP synthase subunit C — MDLSFLAAAIAIGLGALGAGIGDGLIVGRALEGISRQPELRGTLQTTMFIGIGLVEALPVIALVFALLFVFVL; from the coding sequence ATGGATTTGAGTTTTCTGGCGGCAGCAATTGCGATTGGTTTGGGTGCATTGGGAGCAGGTATCGGCGACGGTTTGATCGTAGGCCGGGCATTGGAAGGCATTTCCCGTCAGCCTGAGTTGCGCGGGACATTGCAAACCACGATGTTTATCGGTATCGGTCTTGTCGAAGCCCTTCCGGTTATTGCTCTCGTATTCGCACTGCTCTTTGTATTTGTACTGTAA
- the atpA gene encoding F0F1 ATP synthase subunit alpha yields the protein MSIRPEEISTLIKQQIEQYKSEIEVYDVGTVITVGDGIARAHGLQNAMAGELLEFSNGVMGMALNLEEDNVGIVILGPYKDIHEGDQVRRTGRIMEVPVGEELLGRVVNPLGQPLDGKGPIETKQFRPVESRAPGVIERKSVHEPMQTGIKAIDSMVPIGRGQRELIIGDRQTGKTAIAIDTIINQKGNGVKCIYVAIGQKQSTVAQVVETLRRHGALEYTIVVTASASEPAPLLFLAPYAGCAMGEYFMYNGGHVLVIYDDLSKQAAAYRELSLLLRRPPGREAYPGDVFYLHSRLLERAAKLSDELGGGSLTALPFIETQASDVSAYIPTNVISITDGQIFLESDLFYSGQRPAINVGISVSRVGGSAQIKAMKKVAGTLRLDLAAYRSLAAFAQFASDLDKATQAQLTRGARTLEILKQGVNVPMPVEKQVVSIYSAVKGYLDDIPVEDVLRFEKELLSFIDSSFPQVFASIRDTKDLTADNEKTLKEAIETFKKGFAVSA from the coding sequence TTGAGCATCAGACCGGAAGAAATCAGCACGCTGATCAAACAGCAGATTGAGCAATATAAATCGGAAATTGAAGTATACGATGTCGGTACCGTTATCACGGTCGGTGACGGCATCGCCCGCGCCCATGGCTTGCAGAACGCCATGGCGGGAGAACTGCTCGAGTTCTCCAACGGCGTGATGGGCATGGCGCTGAACCTGGAAGAAGACAACGTGGGTATTGTCATTCTCGGCCCCTACAAAGACATTCACGAAGGCGACCAGGTCCGCAGAACGGGGCGCATTATGGAAGTGCCGGTTGGCGAAGAGCTCCTCGGCCGTGTCGTCAACCCGCTTGGACAACCGCTTGACGGCAAGGGCCCGATCGAGACGAAACAATTCCGCCCGGTTGAATCCCGTGCCCCAGGCGTGATTGAGCGGAAATCGGTGCATGAACCGATGCAAACGGGAATCAAGGCGATTGACTCCATGGTGCCGATTGGCCGCGGCCAACGCGAATTGATCATCGGCGACCGGCAAACCGGCAAGACGGCGATCGCGATTGATACGATCATCAATCAAAAAGGCAACGGCGTAAAATGTATCTACGTCGCCATCGGACAAAAGCAATCAACGGTTGCGCAAGTTGTGGAAACGTTGCGCCGCCATGGCGCGCTCGAATATACGATCGTTGTAACCGCCAGCGCGTCCGAACCGGCGCCGCTATTATTCCTTGCGCCATACGCCGGCTGCGCGATGGGCGAATATTTCATGTATAACGGAGGACACGTGCTCGTGATTTATGACGACTTGTCCAAACAAGCCGCCGCCTATCGCGAACTGTCCTTGCTTTTGCGCCGTCCTCCGGGCCGCGAGGCGTATCCCGGCGACGTATTCTATCTGCACTCCCGCTTGTTGGAACGCGCCGCGAAGCTGAGCGACGAATTGGGAGGCGGATCGCTGACGGCGCTGCCGTTTATTGAAACGCAGGCGTCCGACGTATCCGCCTATATTCCGACCAACGTGATTTCCATTACCGACGGACAAATTTTCCTGGAATCCGACTTGTTCTATTCCGGCCAACGTCCGGCGATCAACGTCGGTATTTCCGTTTCCCGCGTCGGCGGATCCGCGCAGATCAAGGCGATGAAGAAGGTTGCCGGCACGCTGCGGTTGGACTTGGCGGCATATCGTTCGTTGGCGGCATTTGCGCAGTTTGCTTCCGATCTGGATAAAGCGACGCAAGCGCAATTGACAAGAGGCGCGCGCACTCTGGAAATCCTGAAGCAAGGCGTCAATGTGCCGATGCCGGTTGAAAAACAGGTAGTCAGCATCTACTCGGCGGTTAAAGGCTATCTGGATGATATTCCGGTTGAAGATGTGCTGCGCTTTGAAAAAGAATTGCTGTCATTCATCGATTCAAGTTTCCCGCAGGTGTTCGCGTCGATTCGCGATACCAAGGACTTGACGGCAGACAATGAAAAGACGCTTAAGGAAGCGATCGAGACGTTTAAAAAAGGTTTCGCCGTTTCCGCGTAA
- the wecB gene encoding UDP-N-acetylglucosamine 2-epimerase (non-hydrolyzing) has product MRGKLKVMAIFGTRPEAIKMAPLVLEMNKHKDEMEPIVCVTAQHREMLDQVLHLFGIKPQYDLNVMRERQTLNELSVRVLQGLEPVLREAKPDLILVHGDTITTFLASFAAFMQQIPVGHVEAGLRTWNKMAPYPEEMNRQLTGVLADLHFAPTAWSAGNLRKENKPEAAIFVTGNTITDVMQYLVKDNFTHPVLDWANGNRLILMTAHRREAQGEPHRRIFRAVRRIADEFTDVRIVYPVHPNPAVLEPAHEILGNHPRIRLIEPLDVVDLYNFYPHTHLILTDSGGIQEEAPSFGIPALVLRDTTERPEGVEAGVLELVGTAEERVYDRAAALLTYPALYEKMSKAANPYGDGQASRRIVQAILYGHGLSPDKPRPFCAT; this is encoded by the coding sequence ATGCGCGGCAAGTTAAAAGTGATGGCCATTTTCGGCACGCGTCCGGAAGCAATCAAGATGGCTCCGCTCGTGCTCGAAATGAACAAGCATAAGGATGAAATGGAGCCGATTGTTTGCGTGACGGCGCAGCATAGGGAAATGCTGGATCAAGTGCTCCATCTGTTCGGGATTAAGCCGCAATACGATCTGAACGTGATGCGGGAAAGGCAAACGCTGAACGAGTTGTCTGTCCGGGTGCTGCAAGGCCTGGAGCCGGTTTTGCGGGAGGCCAAGCCGGACTTGATCCTCGTGCACGGGGATACGATTACGACCTTTTTGGCAAGTTTCGCCGCCTTCATGCAGCAAATTCCGGTTGGGCATGTGGAAGCCGGCTTGCGTACATGGAACAAGATGGCGCCATACCCGGAAGAAATGAACCGGCAATTGACGGGAGTGCTCGCTGACTTGCATTTCGCTCCGACCGCGTGGTCGGCCGGCAATCTGCGCAAGGAAAACAAGCCGGAAGCGGCGATCTTTGTGACCGGCAATACGATTACCGATGTGATGCAATATTTGGTTAAAGACAACTTTACGCACCCGGTGTTGGATTGGGCTAACGGCAACCGGTTAATTCTGATGACGGCGCACCGCCGCGAGGCGCAGGGCGAGCCGCATCGCCGCATTTTTCGGGCAGTCAGGCGAATCGCCGATGAATTTACCGACGTGCGGATCGTTTACCCGGTTCATCCGAATCCGGCCGTGCTGGAACCCGCCCATGAGATTTTGGGAAACCACCCGCGCATTCGCCTGATTGAACCGCTTGATGTGGTTGATTTGTACAACTTTTATCCGCATACGCATTTGATTTTGACGGACTCCGGCGGCATTCAGGAAGAAGCGCCGTCATTCGGCATTCCGGCGCTTGTTTTGCGGGATACGACCGAGCGGCCGGAAGGCGTGGAAGCGGGTGTTCTCGAACTGGTGGGGACCGCTGAAGAGCGGGTGTATGATCGCGCCGCGGCCTTGCTGACCTACCCCGCTTTATATGAAAAGATGAGCAAAGCGGCAAACCCGTATGGAGACGGACAAGCTTCGCGGCGAATTGTCCAGGCGATTTTGTACGGACACGGGCTAAGTCCGGACAAGCCGCGGCCTTTTTGCGCAACTTGA
- a CDS encoding F0F1 ATP synthase subunit delta: MTGDGVVARRYARALFEVAREHDSQALVEEQLKLLVETVSAHPEFRRIIRHPNIDAAAKTELVKQVFKGEMDETLLRTVNLLFERGRSAMLAELYHAFVQTANDALGRADAIVASPFPVSAEEVQEIADKFSKLCGKTIRVQTVMDPTLLGGIKVRIGDRLYDGSLSGKLERLKKGLTESKAI, encoded by the coding sequence ATGACAGGTGATGGCGTGGTAGCCAGAAGATATGCCCGGGCGCTGTTTGAAGTTGCCCGCGAGCATGACAGTCAGGCTCTTGTCGAGGAACAGCTGAAGCTTCTTGTTGAAACGGTGTCCGCGCATCCGGAATTCAGGCGCATCATTCGGCACCCGAACATCGATGCGGCAGCCAAAACGGAATTGGTCAAACAAGTCTTCAAAGGAGAAATGGACGAAACTCTCCTGCGCACTGTCAATCTCTTGTTCGAGCGCGGCAGAAGCGCCATGTTGGCCGAACTGTATCACGCTTTTGTGCAAACGGCCAATGACGCGCTCGGTCGCGCGGACGCAATTGTCGCCTCCCCGTTTCCCGTTTCCGCCGAAGAGGTTCAGGAAATTGCCGACAAGTTCAGCAAATTGTGCGGAAAGACAATCCGCGTGCAAACGGTTATGGACCCGACGCTGTTGGGCGGAATAAAGGTGCGTATCGGCGACAGGTTGTACGACGGCAGCTTATCCGGAAAATTGGAACGTTTGAAAAAAGGTTTGACGGAATCGAAAGCAATCTAG
- the atpF gene encoding F0F1 ATP synthase subunit B, which yields MSFEWTTFVYAIIAFGILYYFLQKKAFGPLFGIMEKRRERVLSDIKTAEQNRVQAEKLLEEQKQVLNQARQDAYEIIERAKTTSVREAEEIIRKAKDEAARLQAEALKDIESEKNKAVAALRSQVSAMSVLIASKIIEKQIDEKSQAEIVNHYLNEVGDKL from the coding sequence TTGTCTTTTGAATGGACGACATTTGTGTATGCCATTATAGCGTTCGGCATCCTGTATTATTTTTTGCAGAAAAAAGCGTTCGGACCGTTGTTCGGCATTATGGAAAAACGCCGCGAGCGCGTACTGAGTGACATCAAGACCGCTGAACAAAACCGCGTGCAGGCGGAAAAGCTGCTGGAGGAGCAAAAGCAGGTCCTGAATCAGGCGCGCCAGGACGCTTACGAGATCATCGAGCGGGCCAAGACGACCAGCGTGCGCGAGGCGGAGGAAATCATCCGGAAAGCGAAAGATGAGGCCGCCCGCCTGCAAGCGGAAGCGTTGAAAGATATCGAGAGCGAAAAGAACAAGGCGGTTGCCGCATTGCGCAGCCAGGTCAGCGCCATGTCCGTGCTGATTGCTTCGAAAATTATCGAGAAACAAATCGACGAGAAATCGCAGGCGGAGATTGTCAACCACTACTTGAATGAGGTGGGAGACAAGCTATGA
- the upp gene encoding uracil phosphoribosyltransferase, whose protein sequence is MGKIFVCDHPLIQHKLTFIRNEETNTKIFRELVDEVATLMAYEITRDIPLEKTQVKTPVAVAEGKIISGRMLGLIPILRAGLGMVDGILKLLPAAKVGHIGLYRDPDTLRPVEYYIKLPTDVQERELIVIDPMLATGGSASAAIEMLKKRGCTQIKLMCLIAAPEGIKTVQQAHPDIDIYVAAIDDCLNDHGYIVPGLGDAGDRLFGTK, encoded by the coding sequence TTGGGCAAAATCTTCGTTTGTGATCATCCGCTGATACAGCATAAGCTGACGTTCATCCGCAACGAGGAAACAAATACGAAAATATTCCGCGAACTTGTTGATGAAGTTGCGACATTAATGGCGTATGAAATTACACGCGACATCCCGTTGGAAAAAACGCAAGTGAAAACACCCGTGGCGGTTGCCGAAGGGAAAATCATCTCCGGGCGCATGCTTGGGCTTATTCCCATTTTGCGGGCCGGGCTCGGCATGGTTGACGGTATTTTGAAACTGCTGCCGGCGGCGAAAGTCGGGCACATCGGCTTGTACCGCGATCCCGACACGCTGCGGCCTGTTGAATACTATATCAAGCTTCCTACCGATGTGCAGGAGCGGGAGTTGATCGTGATCGATCCGATGCTGGCGACCGGGGGTTCCGCCAGCGCCGCTATTGAAATGCTGAAAAAAAGAGGCTGTACGCAAATCAAATTGATGTGCCTGATCGCAGCGCCGGAAGGCATCAAGACGGTGCAGCAAGCCCATCCGGATATCGATATTTATGTTGCGGCAATCGATGACTGTCTGAACGATCACGGATATATCGTTCCGGGATTGGGAGACGCGGGCGACAGGCTGTTCGGCACGAAATAG
- a CDS encoding ATP synthase subunit I: MDEFSAHLKAVSKVSLVFLGICLLGWFAVPRYHSYFAGLLLGAAASWINSMYLALKIRLAADAVLRKTGKKVNIGFVPRAAISLLAVLVSLEAEDIAFSTTLAGLFFTQLVTLLLGIIANIRNRHG; the protein is encoded by the coding sequence ATGGATGAATTTTCCGCCCATCTGAAAGCGGTTAGCAAAGTATCCCTTGTTTTTCTGGGAATTTGCTTGCTCGGATGGTTTGCCGTTCCGCGTTACCATTCGTATTTTGCCGGACTGTTGCTTGGTGCGGCGGCGAGTTGGATCAATTCGATGTATTTGGCTTTGAAGATTCGTCTGGCGGCGGATGCTGTTCTTCGCAAGACCGGCAAGAAAGTCAATATCGGCTTTGTTCCGAGAGCGGCAATTTCGTTATTGGCAGTCCTGGTTTCGCTTGAAGCCGAAGACATTGCATTTTCCACGACGCTGGCGGGATTATTTTTTACGCAATTGGTAACACTCCTACTGGGCATTATTGCTAATATAAGAAATCGACACGGCTGA